A part of Gemmatimonas groenlandica genomic DNA contains:
- a CDS encoding murein hydrolase activator EnvC family protein, producing the protein MRAVVAFAFAVAVTGAAIAGTPTIARAQASGAPEQRLRQQQDELDKLRKERSDLEKKMADLQRSARTLSDEVTNLEAQRKATARLVGALDQQLETINTEVVKAGSGLVKAESELVNKRTALQRRMVEIYKRGSLYDVEAMLSAQSFAGLVARYKYLHELALHDRGLVRRVEGLRDQIISQRLLLVRLQDEVARNRSEKDREARRLAELESRRQRNLTTVQRSATQTRERLTQLARDEAKVAGVIASLETVRRRAEMSPNARPAAPSSIRTSDLGKLDWPVDGTILYRFGRVINPNNTTTRWNGIGIGASVGTAVKSIAAGEVVLADNVGTYGPTVIVQHGGGDYSVYGSLSRIDVRKGQQIPKGQTIGTVGATDPDLPPHLHFEIRPKGRSVDPLEWLRGQR; encoded by the coding sequence GTGCGCGCAGTCGTCGCGTTCGCGTTTGCAGTAGCGGTAACGGGGGCTGCGATAGCCGGCACGCCGACCATCGCGCGCGCGCAAGCGAGCGGCGCACCGGAACAGCGCCTGCGACAGCAACAGGACGAACTCGACAAGCTGCGAAAGGAACGCAGCGACCTCGAGAAGAAGATGGCCGACCTGCAGCGCAGCGCGCGCACGCTCTCCGATGAAGTGACCAATCTTGAAGCGCAGCGGAAGGCGACGGCGCGACTGGTTGGCGCCCTCGATCAGCAGCTTGAGACCATCAACACCGAAGTGGTAAAGGCGGGCTCCGGCCTGGTGAAGGCGGAGAGTGAGCTGGTGAACAAGCGTACCGCGCTGCAGCGCCGCATGGTCGAGATCTACAAGCGCGGTAGCCTGTACGACGTGGAAGCGATGCTCTCGGCCCAGTCGTTCGCCGGCCTTGTGGCGCGCTACAAGTATCTGCACGAGCTGGCGCTGCACGACCGCGGACTCGTGCGCCGCGTGGAAGGACTACGCGATCAGATCATTTCACAGCGACTGCTGCTGGTGCGCCTGCAGGATGAAGTGGCGCGCAACCGTTCCGAAAAGGATCGGGAAGCGCGCCGGCTGGCCGAGCTCGAATCGCGGCGTCAGCGCAATCTCACGACCGTGCAGCGCAGCGCCACCCAAACGCGCGAGCGGCTCACGCAGTTGGCGCGCGACGAAGCCAAGGTGGCCGGCGTCATTGCGTCGCTCGAAACGGTACGACGCCGGGCCGAGATGTCGCCGAACGCTCGACCGGCGGCACCGTCGAGCATTCGCACGTCGGACCTCGGCAAACTCGATTGGCCGGTGGACGGCACGATTCTGTATCGCTTCGGCCGCGTGATCAATCCGAACAACACGACCACCCGCTGGAACGGCATCGGCATCGGCGCGTCGGTAGGCACTGCCGTGAAGTCGATTGCCGCCGGTGAAGTCGTACTGGCCGACAACGTCGGCACGTACGGGCCTACGGTGATCGTGCAGCACGGCGGTGGTGACTACTCGGTGTACGGTTCGCTCTCTCGCATCGATGTGCGGAAAGGGCAGCAGATTCCAAAGGGGCAGACCATCGGCACGGTGGGTGCGACCGACCCTGATCTGCCGCCGCACCTGCACTTCGAGATCCGCCCGAAGGGGCGCTCGGTGGATCCGTTGGAGTGGCTGCGCGGGCAACGGTAA
- a CDS encoding cell division protein FtsX: MREVFLAFKRAPLLAMLGVTTIAFSLFAFGLFGLVAINIKSALLEIEDRVEIRAFLIDGAKDAQVEELMQGINKIPQVADVGYVSPDSALQRARAELEEFRDVMEGAMLPGSVELRLKEGARDPETVQTISRRLQTFPVVEEVRYGREWVEKLYRIRNIAGIAGSVLGSVFALVAIIIIGSTIRMAILARTKEIEIMRLVGATNNFVRLPYLIDGTLKGLAGGAIAAALAWTAVQLVSKNLMAAQFFNAEQVMLGIAAGGVLGLVGSWLSVGRHLRRVWRDA, translated from the coding sequence ATGCGAGAAGTGTTCCTGGCATTCAAGCGCGCCCCACTCCTGGCGATGCTCGGCGTGACGACGATTGCGTTCTCGTTGTTCGCGTTCGGGCTGTTCGGGCTGGTCGCGATCAATATCAAATCGGCTCTGCTGGAAATCGAAGATCGCGTGGAAATTCGCGCGTTTTTGATCGACGGCGCGAAGGACGCGCAGGTGGAAGAGTTGATGCAGGGGATCAACAAGATCCCGCAGGTCGCCGACGTGGGCTATGTGAGTCCCGACTCGGCGCTGCAACGCGCCCGCGCCGAGCTCGAAGAGTTTCGTGATGTGATGGAAGGGGCGATGCTCCCCGGCTCGGTGGAGCTTCGCCTGAAGGAAGGTGCGCGCGACCCCGAAACGGTACAGACGATTTCACGGCGCCTGCAGACCTTTCCGGTGGTCGAGGAAGTGCGCTACGGTCGCGAGTGGGTGGAGAAGCTCTATCGCATTCGCAATATCGCGGGCATCGCCGGATCGGTGCTCGGCAGTGTATTCGCCTTGGTTGCGATCATCATCATCGGGTCGACGATCCGCATGGCCATCCTGGCGCGGACCAAGGAAATCGAGATCATGCGACTGGTCGGCGCGACGAACAATTTCGTGCGCCTGCCCTACCTAATCGATGGAACACTCAAAGGGCTCGCCGGTGGCGCGATCGCGGCAGCCCTGGCGTGGACGGCCGTGCAGCTCGTGTCGAAGAACCTCATGGCCGCGCAGTTCTTCAACGCCGAACAAGTCATGCTGGGGATCGCGGCCGGCGGCGTGCTGGGCCTCGTGGGGAGCTGGCTTTCGGTGGGTCGTCACCTGCGCCGCGTGTGGCGCGACGCGTAG
- the ftsE gene encoding cell division ATP-binding protein FtsE, with protein sequence MLRLTNVSKEYPRSGAALRDISFEMRKGEFVFLVGHSGAGKSTLLKLLSMAERPTTGELRISGFSSLSIKQREIPILRRRLGIVFQDFRLLPDRTAEQNVAFALEVTGAPHAQIRPKVARLLTQVGLASKATAFPHELSGGEQQRVAIARALANDPFVLLADEPTGNLDDRATHAIFLLLREINAQGTAVLMATHDVAMIQRSNLRFLELDHGELVHDGTDVARLLADMRGRR encoded by the coding sequence ATTCTTCGCCTGACAAACGTCAGCAAGGAGTATCCCCGCTCAGGCGCCGCCCTGCGCGACATCTCGTTCGAGATGCGCAAAGGTGAATTCGTGTTTCTGGTGGGACACAGTGGCGCCGGCAAGAGCACGCTGCTGAAACTGTTGTCGATGGCCGAGCGCCCGACCACGGGTGAACTGCGCATCTCGGGCTTTTCGAGCCTCTCGATCAAGCAGCGCGAGATTCCGATTCTTCGCCGCCGACTGGGCATCGTGTTTCAGGATTTCCGGTTGTTGCCCGATCGCACCGCGGAACAAAACGTCGCGTTCGCCTTGGAAGTGACGGGGGCCCCGCACGCGCAGATCCGCCCCAAGGTGGCGCGACTGCTCACGCAAGTCGGGCTGGCCTCGAAGGCCACTGCGTTTCCGCACGAACTCTCGGGCGGCGAACAGCAGCGCGTCGCGATTGCGCGCGCGTTGGCGAACGATCCGTTTGTCCTCCTGGCCGACGAACCCACCGGTAATCTCGACGACCGCGCCACCCACGCCATCTTTCTGCTGTTGCGCGAGATCAACGCACAGGGCACGGCCGTGCTGATGGCCACGCACGACGTCGCGATGATCCAGCGCTCCAATCTGCGCTTTCTCGAGCTCGACCACGGTGAGCTGGTGCACGACGGCACCGATGTGGCGCGACTGCTGGCCGACATGCGAGGCCGCCGATGA
- a CDS encoding trans-sulfuration enzyme family protein, producing MSDIDAMPPMPLNGLPDGLPVPDGLPDGLVPGRPDNSVVRELAQLDRTESALVLASGMAAVACTMVSLLRPGDHLLASRWLRPETRRFFEHELPALGVQVSFVDPTETRGWRRSLTRTTRLVYLESPVDPSTRIVDMRPVRTLAQELGIALVVDATLASPINFRPVEHGADVVLHSASAFLDGHADGFSGVVCGSDAVIDEVRTKMRSWGAEPHPAAEEHLARGLKTLGVRVARQNSSALHVAQWGAAFAATNGAVSAVHYPALASHPDHAVAAECFSGYGSLMSITLRDGDAAVGELLGRLQHFHVRHAERAARLGGIESVASALPEGSIRLNIGLDDASTLIGDLTQALE from the coding sequence ATGAGTGACATCGACGCGATGCCCCCCATGCCGTTGAACGGCCTTCCCGACGGGCTGCCCGTCCCGGACGGGCTGCCCGATGGCCTCGTGCCCGGGCGGCCCGACAACTCGGTCGTGCGTGAGTTGGCGCAGCTGGACCGGACCGAGTCGGCGCTGGTACTGGCCAGCGGCATGGCCGCCGTGGCGTGTACGATGGTCTCCCTGCTCCGCCCCGGTGATCACCTGCTCGCGAGCCGCTGGCTGCGTCCCGAGACGCGCCGGTTCTTCGAGCATGAACTTCCGGCGCTCGGCGTACAGGTGAGCTTCGTCGATCCCACCGAAACGCGTGGATGGCGCCGCTCCCTGACGCGCACGACGCGCCTGGTGTATCTCGAGTCGCCGGTCGATCCGAGTACGCGCATCGTGGACATGCGCCCCGTGCGTACGCTGGCTCAGGAGCTCGGGATCGCCCTGGTGGTCGACGCGACGTTGGCGAGTCCCATCAATTTTCGGCCCGTCGAGCACGGCGCCGATGTGGTGCTTCACTCCGCCAGCGCGTTCCTCGATGGTCATGCTGACGGGTTCTCCGGCGTCGTGTGCGGCAGCGACGCGGTGATCGACGAGGTCCGCACCAAAATGCGGTCGTGGGGCGCCGAGCCGCATCCAGCGGCTGAGGAGCATCTGGCCCGCGGACTCAAGACGCTCGGCGTTCGGGTCGCGCGGCAGAACAGCTCGGCGCTGCACGTGGCGCAGTGGGGGGCCGCATTCGCCGCCACCAACGGTGCCGTGAGCGCGGTGCACTACCCCGCACTCGCTTCGCATCCCGATCATGCGGTGGCCGCCGAGTGCTTCTCGGGGTACGGCAGCCTGATGTCGATCACCCTGCGCGATGGCGACGCGGCGGTTGGCGAGCTGCTCGGCCGACTGCAACACTTTCATGTGCGCCACGCGGAGCGCGCCGCGCGACTGGGCGGCATCGAGTCGGTAGCGAGCGCCCTCCCCGAAGGATCGATCCGCCTCAACATCGGACTCGACGATGCGTCGACACTGATCGGCGATCTCACTCAGGCATTGGAGTAG
- a CDS encoding ATP-binding protein: MTSVISVPPSLDEHSFEQVFEQLALVPEGDKILVDARHARWASPYGLTALLCVAQSRADRMGFAVPEHADTVSYWSRTGFFRHAAELYDMHGTVPRARDAHESDVLLEITPITKSDDVHGVVGRIQQKAADILHGQLNLDTAITGAFGMTLSEACQNIVEHAGLGGWVAVQTYKYARRLGRRVVVIAVCDAGVGFRKSLESSPGHRRSDRWDDAMALEDAVLRAVSRFRHGDKGRGQGLAGIRRFVGRWDGKLSVRSGAARIAITPDWDEDVPMTEGLPFFPGAQMQVTIPERLGEAPVRARSAGASRARPRGTL; the protein is encoded by the coding sequence GTGACGTCTGTCATCAGCGTACCGCCATCACTCGATGAACACAGCTTCGAGCAAGTCTTCGAGCAGCTGGCGTTGGTCCCCGAAGGTGACAAGATCCTGGTCGACGCCCGTCATGCGCGATGGGCCTCGCCCTACGGACTGACGGCGCTGCTCTGCGTCGCGCAATCACGCGCCGACCGCATGGGATTCGCGGTGCCCGAACATGCCGACACGGTGTCCTACTGGTCGCGCACGGGATTCTTCCGTCATGCGGCCGAGTTGTACGACATGCATGGGACTGTGCCGCGCGCGCGTGACGCACATGAGTCGGATGTGCTGCTCGAGATTACGCCGATCACCAAAAGCGACGACGTGCACGGGGTGGTGGGCCGCATCCAGCAGAAGGCCGCCGACATTCTGCACGGCCAGCTGAATCTCGATACCGCCATCACCGGCGCCTTCGGTATGACGCTGAGTGAAGCGTGTCAGAACATCGTGGAGCATGCCGGCCTTGGTGGCTGGGTGGCCGTGCAAACGTACAAGTACGCGCGCCGACTCGGTCGCCGTGTGGTGGTGATCGCGGTGTGCGATGCCGGTGTCGGCTTCCGCAAATCACTCGAGAGTTCGCCGGGACATCGGCGCAGCGACCGCTGGGATGACGCGATGGCGCTTGAAGATGCCGTGCTGCGCGCGGTCAGCCGCTTCCGTCATGGCGACAAGGGACGCGGCCAAGGTCTGGCGGGCATTCGTCGCTTCGTCGGTCGGTGGGACGGGAAGTTGTCGGTGCGCAGCGGCGCCGCCCGCATCGCCATCACGCCGGACTGGGATGAAGATGTCCCGATGACGGAGGGACTTCCGTTCTTCCCCGGTGCGCAGATGCAGGTCACGATCCCCGAACGCCTCGGTGAGGCGCCCGTGCGGGCCCGCAGCGCCGGTGCGTCACGTGCGCGCCCGCGGGGCACGCTGTGA
- a CDS encoding carbohydrate kinase family protein yields MSTAGLPRESRSAPHSEPRKKRVGVIGSFVWDVLHGRDKRSVPVEEWGGITYSLSALDAALPDDWEIVPLARVGDDLVDRARLFCRTLRHMAPDAEIIGVPYPNNRVELRYLDDERRTEHLSGGVPAWTWMGLKPVLDAAGLDALYINFLSGWELDLETTQLVRAHFSGPIYCDLHMKIMAVLPDGLRVAQPLPNVAAWCECFDVLQVNEDEMQMMAPDSMALAATAMAAGVSCLCVTLGKRGAVYVAAPGFERLRDLPPVRGHTSALSTSPRGGSGALGALRTGLVPSVPPRVDGPGDPTGCGDVWGATHFSRLLAGDMLTDAIATANKAASRNVEHRGASGLANHLRGELSLS; encoded by the coding sequence GTGAGTACCGCCGGGTTGCCGCGCGAATCACGAAGCGCACCGCATAGCGAACCACGCAAGAAGCGCGTGGGCGTGATCGGTTCGTTCGTCTGGGATGTGCTGCACGGCCGTGACAAGCGCAGTGTGCCCGTGGAGGAATGGGGCGGCATCACCTACTCACTCTCGGCGCTCGATGCCGCCCTGCCCGATGATTGGGAGATCGTGCCGTTGGCGCGTGTGGGCGATGATCTGGTCGATCGCGCGCGCTTGTTCTGCCGCACCTTACGGCACATGGCGCCCGACGCCGAGATCATCGGCGTGCCCTACCCCAATAATCGGGTAGAGCTGCGCTATCTGGACGACGAACGTCGTACCGAGCATCTATCGGGTGGTGTACCGGCGTGGACGTGGATGGGACTCAAGCCGGTGCTCGATGCAGCGGGGCTCGATGCGCTGTACATCAACTTCCTGAGCGGCTGGGAGCTCGATCTCGAGACCACGCAGCTGGTGCGCGCGCATTTCAGCGGGCCGATCTACTGCGACCTGCACATGAAGATCATGGCCGTGCTGCCCGATGGCCTGCGCGTGGCCCAGCCGTTGCCCAACGTGGCGGCGTGGTGCGAGTGCTTCGACGTGCTCCAGGTGAACGAAGACGAGATGCAGATGATGGCACCCGACTCGATGGCGCTCGCCGCCACGGCGATGGCGGCCGGTGTGTCCTGCCTCTGTGTCACCCTCGGCAAACGCGGCGCGGTGTACGTGGCTGCTCCAGGCTTTGAGCGTCTGCGCGACTTGCCGCCCGTGCGAGGTCACACTTCTGCGCTATCCACATCGCCGCGAGGTGGAAGTGGTGCGCTGGGCGCGCTGCGCACGGGACTGGTGCCAAGTGTTCCGCCACGGGTCGATGGCCCCGGAGATCCGACCGGATGTGGCGATGTATGGGGCGCTACCCATTTCTCGCGGCTGCTTGCCGGTGATATGTTGACTGATGCGATTGCGACGGCGAACAAAGCCGCATCGCGCAACGTCGAGCATCGCGGGGCCTCCGGTCTTGCGAATCATCTCCGCGGAGAGCTGAGCCTTTCGTGA
- a CDS encoding ROK family protein, whose amino-acid sequence MTALPANQFIVGVDLGGTNIVVCAMSADGSRQYGLCSEPTAAHEGADGVIARMARMVNTAVADTMREAGVSRDAFLGVGVGAPGPLDREKGIVLVAPNLNWHNIPLRDRMTELTGLAAALDNDANCATYGEWWVGAARGAKNVIGMTIGTGIGGGIILDGRLYHGSSDVAGEIGHTTIDQTGRRCGCGNYGCLEAYASGTAIAERAREALSFEQLSILPDLVNGDVSKITAATVYAAAAQSDAVAIEIVRDTARFLGTGIANLLNVFNPDCVVIAGGVTQAGEALFVPLRQEVRRRAFKPAVDACRIVPGTLPGTAGVVGAVATFIAQHTGRPPA is encoded by the coding sequence ATGACTGCTCTCCCAGCCAACCAGTTCATTGTCGGTGTCGATCTTGGCGGCACCAACATTGTCGTCTGCGCGATGTCCGCCGATGGATCGCGCCAATACGGACTCTGCTCCGAACCCACCGCCGCGCACGAAGGTGCCGATGGCGTGATCGCGCGCATGGCCCGCATGGTGAACACGGCGGTGGCCGACACGATGCGCGAGGCCGGGGTGTCGCGCGATGCGTTTCTCGGCGTGGGTGTGGGAGCGCCCGGCCCGCTCGATCGGGAAAAGGGCATTGTCCTCGTGGCGCCGAATCTGAACTGGCACAACATCCCGCTGCGCGATCGCATGACCGAGCTCACCGGCCTCGCCGCCGCACTCGACAACGACGCGAACTGCGCGACGTACGGCGAATGGTGGGTCGGTGCCGCCCGCGGCGCGAAGAACGTCATCGGCATGACGATCGGCACCGGGATCGGCGGTGGTATCATCCTCGACGGTCGGCTGTATCACGGCTCGAGTGACGTGGCTGGTGAAATCGGCCACACCACCATCGACCAGACCGGCCGTCGCTGTGGCTGTGGTAACTACGGCTGCCTCGAGGCATACGCGTCGGGCACGGCGATCGCCGAACGCGCGCGTGAGGCGCTGTCGTTCGAGCAGCTGTCGATTCTGCCCGACCTGGTGAACGGCGACGTGTCGAAGATCACGGCGGCCACGGTATATGCCGCGGCGGCGCAAAGTGATGCCGTGGCCATCGAGATCGTGCGGGACACCGCGCGCTTTCTGGGCACTGGCATCGCGAATCTGCTGAACGTGTTCAATCCCGATTGCGTCGTGATCGCCGGTGGCGTCACGCAAGCCGGCGAGGCGTTGTTCGTGCCGCTGCGCCAGGAAGTGCGTCGTCGCGCGTTCAAGCCGGCGGTGGACGCCTGTCGGATCGTGCCCGGTACGCTGCCCGGCACCGCTGGTGTGGTGGGTGCGGTGGCCACGTTCATCGCGCAGCACACCGGTCGGCCGCCCGCGTGA
- a CDS encoding serine hydrolase domain-containing protein: MTATSTAPPAEPPPVVVDPRTLAPYFPPTTGASWDTIAGARLGFDTAALTAALDWAGTQRSTAVVVLWRGRIVAERYWSGWTPAKDSIIASASKSVLSAIAGELARSGQLALDSAATRYLGSGWSRSPGTEVRITVRHLMGMMSGLNDSLQTVVQPGTRFYYNNPGYYQLFGVVQAASGESINVLSRRVLFDRIGMSGSTWFPNVDTGELGWILSSTARDMARFGLLALNRGRWNGVAVLADSAWFAASWRATPPDNAGYGLLWWLNGSTSYRIPGPYRLPSQPGALIPSAPADLVAALGKGDKKIYVVPSLELVVVRHGEEADASGGNPLAVSTFDEQWWRKLKLAFRY, translated from the coding sequence GTGACCGCGACGTCAACTGCACCGCCCGCCGAGCCACCACCGGTCGTCGTCGATCCGCGCACGCTGGCGCCCTACTTTCCGCCGACAACGGGCGCGTCGTGGGACACGATTGCCGGCGCGCGACTCGGTTTCGACACGGCCGCTCTCACGGCCGCTCTCGACTGGGCAGGCACACAGCGCTCGACCGCGGTGGTGGTGCTCTGGAGAGGCCGGATCGTGGCCGAACGCTACTGGAGCGGCTGGACACCCGCGAAGGACTCGATCATCGCGTCGGCCAGCAAGTCGGTGCTGAGTGCGATCGCCGGAGAGCTGGCACGATCGGGACAGCTTGCGCTCGACAGCGCGGCCACGCGATACCTCGGGAGCGGCTGGTCGCGCAGTCCCGGCACCGAGGTGCGCATTACAGTGCGTCATCTCATGGGTATGATGTCGGGTCTCAACGACTCACTGCAGACCGTCGTGCAGCCCGGCACGCGATTCTACTACAACAATCCAGGCTACTATCAGCTATTCGGGGTCGTGCAGGCGGCGAGTGGAGAGAGTATCAACGTGCTGTCGCGGCGCGTGCTGTTCGACCGCATCGGGATGTCCGGCTCCACGTGGTTCCCCAACGTCGACACCGGCGAACTGGGATGGATTCTGAGTAGCACCGCGCGCGATATGGCGCGCTTCGGCCTGCTCGCGCTGAATCGCGGTCGCTGGAACGGCGTCGCGGTGTTGGCGGATAGCGCATGGTTTGCCGCGTCGTGGCGCGCCACCCCACCTGATAACGCAGGATACGGCTTGCTCTGGTGGCTCAACGGTAGCACCAGCTATCGCATTCCCGGTCCGTATCGGCTGCCGTCGCAACCCGGCGCGCTCATTCCGTCGGCGCCCGCCGATCTGGTGGCGGCCCTCGGGAAGGGCGACAAGAAGATCTATGTGGTCCCGAGCCTCGAACTCGTCGTCGTTCGCCACGGGGAAGAAGCCGATGCGTCGGGTGGCAATCCACTCGCGGTATCGACCTTCGACGAGCAGTGGTGGCGCAAACTCAAATTGGCGTTTCGCTACTGA
- a CDS encoding glycosyltransferase family 9 protein: MILTTPLIERLAREGEVHVVATPANAAVLANHPSVASVIVYDKRNTDAGLTGLRRVAARLRATGASTAYMAQGSWRTAALARLAGVPSVGFDTSAGRWLYSRRVVYRKDWHHAQRLWALASNPGDRSLRAPESMRPSLYPGESDQAQVVALLHAAGVGPSERLIALAPGSVWATKRWPSYDALASELVAGLRAGRVAVLGAASDASLATAIGTAVQQRGGPPILDATGKLSLLGSAALLSRCAVLVTNDSAPLHLASAMNTPTVALFGPTVPAMGFGPLSDRHVVMGRDELTCRPCSAHGGQACPLGHWKCMRDVEPSVVLAQVVRMSGPSQ; this comes from the coding sequence ATGATCCTCACGACCCCGCTCATCGAGCGGTTGGCGCGTGAGGGCGAGGTGCACGTGGTGGCGACGCCGGCGAATGCGGCGGTGTTGGCGAATCACCCGTCGGTAGCGTCGGTGATTGTGTACGACAAGCGCAACACCGACGCGGGATTGACGGGGCTGCGTCGCGTAGCGGCGCGACTCCGAGCGACCGGGGCGTCCACGGCGTACATGGCACAAGGCTCGTGGCGTACGGCGGCGTTAGCGCGGCTAGCGGGTGTGCCCAGCGTGGGCTTCGATACTTCAGCGGGGCGATGGTTGTACTCGCGCCGCGTGGTGTATCGGAAAGACTGGCATCACGCCCAGCGGCTCTGGGCGTTGGCGAGTAATCCGGGCGACCGATCACTGCGAGCGCCGGAGTCCATGCGACCGTCGCTCTATCCGGGTGAGTCTGATCAGGCGCAGGTCGTCGCGCTGTTGCACGCCGCCGGGGTCGGACCCAGCGAGCGATTGATCGCCCTGGCGCCCGGCAGCGTGTGGGCCACCAAGCGATGGCCGTCGTACGATGCGTTGGCGAGTGAACTCGTGGCCGGGCTCCGCGCTGGGCGCGTGGCGGTACTCGGAGCGGCTAGCGATGCCTCGCTCGCGACGGCAATCGGCACCGCGGTGCAGCAGCGCGGTGGCCCGCCAATTCTCGATGCCACCGGCAAGCTGTCCTTGCTCGGATCAGCCGCCCTGCTCTCCCGTTGCGCCGTGCTCGTGACCAACGACTCCGCGCCGCTGCATCTCGCGAGCGCCATGAACACGCCGACCGTTGCGCTGTTCGGCCCCACGGTGCCGGCAATGGGATTCGGCCCGCTCTCTGATCGTCATGTCGTGATGGGGCGCGACGAGCTGACCTGCCGACCATGCAGCGCGCACGGCGGCCAGGCCTGCCCGCTCGGTCATTGGAAGTGTATGCGGGATGTGGAGCCGAGCGTTGTGTTAGCGCAGGTCGTGCGTATGAGCGGCCCGTCTCAGTAG
- the lepA gene encoding translation elongation factor 4 — protein sequence MELSHIRNFCIVAHIDHGKSTLADRLIEKTGTLQKREMKSQVLDTLDLERERGITIKLNAVRMSYKAGDGQNYELNLIDTPGHVDFTYEVSRSLAACEGAILVVDASQGIQAQTLSNLFLAMDAGLEIIPVLNKIDLPGAEPERRRQEVVDLIGCRPEDVLQVSGKEGTGVPELLEEIVRRVPAPSGDVNGPLRALIFDSYYDKYRGAIPSIRVVDGAMRKGTKITFGASDNVYEVAEVGYLQLRQVPTDVLHAGEVGYVLAAVRSVRETRAGDTIFDQDNRAAEALPGYQEVKSFVFAGIYPTDTTQYETLRDALEKMKLNDASLQYEPETSTALGFGFRCGFLGLLHMEIVQERLEREYNLDLVTTVPSVEYQVLKTDGTELLVENPALMPPAVVITRVREPYVRARIMCPSDYIGPIMTLGMERRGIYKNTRFLDTVRVELDWEFPLGEIILDFFDKMKTVSRGYASLDYEILEYRESDLVRLDMLINGDAIDAFSVIVHKDKAYEWGRKVAEKLKELIPRQMFEVVIQAVIGAKVIARETVKPLRKDVTAKCYGGDISRKRKLLEKQKEGKKRMKQVGSVEIPQEAFLAVLQVD from the coding sequence TTGGAACTCAGTCACATCCGCAATTTCTGCATCGTCGCGCATATCGATCACGGCAAGTCCACGCTGGCGGACCGCCTGATCGAGAAAACTGGCACGTTGCAGAAGCGCGAAATGAAGTCTCAGGTGCTCGACACGCTCGACCTCGAGCGCGAGCGCGGCATCACGATCAAGCTCAATGCCGTGCGTATGAGCTATAAAGCGGGCGACGGGCAGAACTACGAGCTCAACCTGATCGACACGCCGGGCCACGTCGACTTCACCTATGAAGTCTCGCGGTCGCTGGCGGCCTGCGAAGGCGCGATCCTGGTGGTCGATGCGTCGCAAGGCATTCAGGCGCAGACGCTGTCGAACCTGTTCCTCGCGATGGACGCCGGTCTCGAGATCATTCCGGTGCTCAACAAGATCGACTTGCCGGGCGCCGAACCGGAGCGTCGTCGTCAGGAAGTGGTTGACCTGATCGGCTGCCGGCCGGAAGACGTGCTGCAGGTAAGCGGCAAGGAAGGCACCGGCGTGCCCGAGCTGCTCGAAGAGATCGTGCGACGCGTCCCGGCGCCGTCGGGCGATGTGAACGGTCCGCTTCGGGCGCTGATCTTCGACTCGTACTACGACAAGTACCGCGGGGCCATTCCCAGCATTCGCGTGGTCGACGGCGCGATGCGGAAGGGCACCAAGATCACCTTCGGCGCGTCGGACAACGTGTACGAAGTGGCCGAAGTGGGCTATCTGCAGCTGCGTCAGGTGCCCACCGATGTGCTGCATGCCGGCGAAGTAGGCTACGTGCTCGCCGCCGTGCGCTCGGTGCGCGAAACGCGCGCCGGCGACACGATTTTCGACCAGGACAATCGCGCCGCCGAAGCGCTGCCCGGCTATCAGGAAGTGAAGTCGTTCGTGTTCGCCGGTATCTACCCGACCGACACCACGCAGTATGAAACGCTGCGTGACGCGCTCGAGAAGATGAAGCTGAACGACGCGTCGTTGCAGTACGAGCCGGAAACGTCCACCGCGCTGGGCTTCGGTTTCCGCTGCGGATTCCTCGGCCTGCTGCACATGGAAATCGTGCAGGAGCGGTTGGAGCGCGAGTACAATCTGGATCTCGTGACCACCGTGCCCAGCGTCGAGTACCAGGTCTTGAAGACCGATGGCACCGAGCTGCTGGTGGAGAACCCCGCGCTCATGCCGCCGGCCGTGGTCATCACGCGCGTGAGAGAGCCGTACGTACGGGCGCGTATCATGTGCCCGTCGGACTACATCGGCCCGATCATGACGCTCGGCATGGAGCGTCGCGGCATCTACAAGAACACGCGCTTCCTTGATACGGTACGCGTGGAGCTGGATTGGGAATTCCCGCTCGGCGAGATCATTCTCGACTTCTTCGACAAGATGAAGACAGTGAGCCGCGGTTACGCCTCACTGGATTACGAGATTCTCGAGTATCGCGAGAGCGATCTCGTGCGCCTCGACATGCTCATCAACGGCGACGCAATCGACGCGTTCTCCGTCATCGTACACAAGGACAAGGCGTACGAGTGGGGTCGCAAGGTCGCAGAGAAGCTCAAAGAACTGATTCCGCGCCAGATGTTCGAAGTGGTCATTCAGGCGGTCATCGGCGCCAAAGTCATCGCGCGTGAAACTGTGAAGCCGCTGCGAAAGGACGTGACGGCCAAGTGCTACGGCGGCGACATCTCGCGAAAGCGGAAGCTGCTCGAGAAGCAGAAGGAAGGAAAGAAGCGCATGAAGCAGGTCGGCAGCGTGGAGATTCCGCAGGAAGCGTTCCTTGCGGTGCTACAGGTCGACTAA